A region from the Triticum urartu cultivar G1812 chromosome 1, Tu2.1, whole genome shotgun sequence genome encodes:
- the LOC125524611 gene encoding formin-like protein 5, translating to MSRHHHHDPAPPPCCSCCACACSPPPCGYYAVPPPQPAPGSDQLLHAIAAHLLLSSAPPPPPQPQPHPQPHPQPPPNPAAHHANLYASYAYQHQQQPGSAPHAAYPHPPAVAPAPPPPQHQHQQPNPPDHGQLLLHSLLRRVAALETTLPHCFPSPPAPPHPQQPNPRRHHRAAHAHQEDPRSRSPSPPPPPPPRRARRGPPSERELAARTIQEHFRRFLARRSRTLRQLKELAMLRSKAASLRAALSGSGRRRCKDPMAVSEAALGMLYRLDGIQGGDPMIREGKHALSRELGRILEFVDKVLLKEQEEMGVDGAFDDYPEGCHGMNRPTVNRKVSFRGNEANTEADESSESSSSAEADERKAANSKKSANGKPGLAAPVPVHMESRRTGGEM from the exons ATGTCTCGCCACCACCACCACGACCCGGCCCCGCCGCCCTGCTGCTCCTGCTGCGCCTGCGCCTGCTCCCCGCCGCCGTGCGGCTACTACGCGGTGCCCCCTCCCCAGCCGGCGCCCGGGTCCGACCAGCTCCTCCACGCCATCGCCGCGCATCTCCTGCTCAGCTCCGCGCCCCCGCCTCCCCCACAACCCCAGCCCCACCCGCAGCCCCACCCTCAGCCGCCGCCGAATCCCGCTGCGCACCACGCGAATCTCTACGCCTCCTACGCTTACCAGCACCAGCAGCAGCCGGGATCCGCCCCCCACGCGGCCTATCCCCACCCGCCCGCGGTcgcccctgcgccgccgccgccgcagcatCAGCACCAGCAGCCGAACCCGCCCGACCACGGCCAGCTGCTGCTCCACTCGCTCCTCCGCCGCGTGGCCGCGCTCGAAACCACCCTGCCGCACTGCTTCCCCTCCCCTCCCGCACCGCCGCATCCCCAGCAGCCCAACCCCCGCCGGCATCACCGCGCCGCGCACGCGCACCAGGAGGACCCGCGGTCGCGGTCGCCctcgcccccgcccccgcccccgccgcgTCGCGCGCGCCGGGGGCCGCCGTCCGAGAGGGAGCTCGCGGCGCGCACCATCCAGGAGCACTTCCGCCGCTTCCTGGCGCGGCGCTCCCGCACGCTGCGCCAGCTCAAGGAGCTCGCCATGCTCCGCTCTAAGGCCGCGTCCCTCCGGGCGGCCCTCTCCGGCTCCGGCCGCCGCCGGTGCAAGGACCCCATGGCCGTCTCGGAGGCCGCCCTGGGCATGCTCTACCGCCTCGACGGGATCCAG GGAGGGGACCCCATGATCCGGGAGGGGAAGCACGCCCTGAGCCGGGAGCTCGGCCGGATACTGGAGTTCGTTGACAAGGTGCTCCTCAAAGAGCAGGAGGAGATGGGCGTGGACGGCGCATTCGACGATTATCCTGAAGGTTGTCATGGGATGAATCGCCCAACTGTGAACAGGAAGGTAAGTTTCCGCGGTAATGAGGCCAATACCGAGGCTGATGAGAGCTCTGAGAGCTCGAGTTCTGCCGAGGCCGATGAGAGGAAGGCTGCAAACAGCAAGAAGAGTGCCAATGGCAAGCCTGGGCTTGCAGCCCCAGTGCCAGTACACATGGAGTCAAGGAGAACTGGAGGGGAAATGTGA
- the LOC125524596 gene encoding uncharacterized protein LOC125524596: MAATSVASAPRPLRATPRPHPCAPCRHHHAAPPHALRRPRLAVSASSTTDEASSASSSSSSRFYFNFTGFPFPLGPFLNRRTTRTEAVKGSVWLFEQEQALGFSSVSTNTRMTVVKLRSGGLWVHAPIAPTKECIQLIKELGAPVEHIVLPTFAYEHKVFLGPFSRKFPRAQVWVAPRQWSWPVNLPLEFFGVFRSKPLEDEDDATPWAAEIEQKVLSSPEVGIGPYVEVAFYHKPSRTLLVTDAVIFVPRQPPDCISKESLLAAAKNGLAVKILSKGREVPDDPVEDNKLTRQTGWERMVLQILFLGPSNLLEPNASFAQMSQKLIVSPIVKTLVFSKVPEKVRDWVDRIAADWPFRRIIPAHFAAPINASRSDFLAAFAFLDEFLPDRPAASPGLSLIFASFMGKAASYFPPDDMKTLSSLDDFLVSVGAVKKTVSGRKR, encoded by the exons ATGGCAGCCACATCCGTCGCCTCCGCCCCGCGCCCGCTGCGCGCGACGCCGCGCCCGCATCCCTGCGCGCCCTGCCGCCACCACCACGCCGCGCCGCCCCACGCCCTCCGCAGGCCGCGCCTCGCCGTCTCGGCCTCCTCAACCACCGACGAAGCCAGcagcgcctcctcctcgtcgtcgtcccGGTTCTACTTCAACTTCACCGGCTTCCCCTTCCCGCTCGGCCCCTTCCTCAACCGCCGCACCACCCGCACCGAG GCGGTGAAGGGCAGCGTATGGCTGTTCGAGCAGGAGCAGGCGCTGGGCTTCAGCAGCGTCTCCACCAACACCCGCATGACCGTCGTCAAGCTCCGCTCCGGCGGGCTCTGGGTGCACGCCCCCATCGCCCCCACCAAGGAGTGCATCCAG CTGATCAAGGAGCTGGGCGCGCCGGTGGAGCACATCGTGCTGCCGACCTTCGCGTACGAGCACAAGGTCTTCCTCGGGCCCTTCTCCAGGAAGTTCCCCAGGGCGCAGGTGTGGGTGGCGCCGCGGCAGTGGAGCTGGCCCGTCAACCTGCCGCTCGAGTTCTTCGGGGTCTTCCGCTCCAAGCCCCTCGAGGACGAGGACGACGCCACGCCCTGGGCCGCCGAGATCGAGCAGAAGGTGCTCAGCTCGCCGGAAGTTG GGATTGGGCCGTATGTGGAGGTGGCGTTCTACCATAAGCCTTCCAGGACATTGCTGGTCACGGATGCTGTCATCTTTGTCCCTCGGCAGCCGCCCGATTGCATCAGCAAAGAGTCCTTGTTGGCAGCTGCCAAGAACGGCTTGGCAGTTAAGATATTGAGCAAAGGGAGAGAGGTTCCTGATGATCCCGTTGAGGACAACAAGCTTACCCGGCAGACAG GATGGGAGAGGATGGTACTTCAAATACTGTTCCTTGGTCCCTCAAATCTCCTCGAGCCCAACGCGAGCTTCGCTCAAATGTCACAGAAACTGATCGTCTCACCAATCGTGAAGACGCTCGTTTTCAGCAAAGTTCCAGAGAAG GTGAGGGACTGGGTGGACAGGATCGCCGCGGACTGGCCGTTCCGGCGGATCATCCCGGCGCACTTCGCGGCCCCGATCAACGCGAGCCGGTCCGACTTCCTGGCCGCCTTCGCCTTCCTCGACGAGTTCCTCCCGGACCGCCCCGCGGCCTCGCCCGGCCTCTCCCTCATTTTCGCGTCGTTCATGGGCAAGGCGGCCAGCTACTTCCCGCCGGACGACATGAAGACCCTCTCGTCGCTCGATGACTTCCTGGTCTCCGTCGGCGCCGTCAAGAAGACCGTCTCCGGAAGGAAGCGATGA
- the LOC125524603 gene encoding uncharacterized protein LOC125524603 — MARSWSCALRLLFLASLLLLCSALPPPPPPGRGSATELTAADEAVLARMCNPRAGPRPAWCEELHLIKRRALRGGARHRHHRHHHRQGAPAVPLPPPGRDEVDMRYGVSKRRVPTGPNPLHN; from the coding sequence ATGGCGCGTTCTTGGTCCTGCGCCCTCCGCCTCCTCTTCTTGGCGTCCCTGCTCCTCCTCTGCTccgccctgccgccgccgccgcctccgggaCGCGGGAGCGCGACGGAGCTGACGGCCGCCGACGAGGCGGTCCTCGCCAGGATGTGCAACCCGCGCGCCGGCCCGCGCCCGGCGTGGTGCGAGGAGCTGCACCTGATCAAGCGGCGCGCCCTCAGGGGAGGCGCGCGGcaccgccaccaccgccaccaccaccgccagGGCGCGCCCGCGGTGCCGCTGCCCCCGCCGGGCCGCGACGAGGTCGACATGCGCTACGGCGTCTCCAAGCGGCGCGTCCCCACGGGCCCCAACCCGCTGCACAACTGA